Sequence from the Notamacropus eugenii isolate mMacEug1 chromosome 6, mMacEug1.pri_v2, whole genome shotgun sequence genome:
tatcatcttcctgttttatcatgctagccattctgataggtgtgttgtgatatttcagagttgttctgatttacgtctctctaaccaatagtgattttgagaattttttttcatatgactatagagagctttaatttcttcctcagaaaaaaccttgtttttatcctttgaccatgtatcaattggggaatgacttatattcttctACATTtcactcaattctctatatattttagaaatgaggcctccaTCACATACaatacttgcaaaaattctttcccagttttccgcTTCCCTCCTAAagttggttgcattggatttgtttgtgcaaaaacttttcaatttaatgtaatccaagCTATGTATTTtggagaggtggagccaagatggtggagtgtaAAGATGCATATaatctagctcttcccccacaacccataaaatacctgtaaagaatgactctcaacaaattctagagcagcagaaggcacagatcaacggagtgaaagagatttccagcccacggtgaagTGGAAGGTCAAGGGGAAAGGTCTGTCGTACCAGGCATGTAGAGAAGTACACCCCAGCCTTGGCAGTGaagcaccaggaggagcaggatcAGAGCagacctcgggggcagaatccccagcagcagcagaggttcttaGATTCTTCAACCCACAAGTAACAAAAGCAGTTTCAGAGGTCAGTGCGGGGGCTTTTTCAGCTAGGCAAGAAGGGAGAAGCATCCATCTCTATCTCTGGcaccaggtggcagcagcagaggcagcagcagcaagagCAGGATTAGCAGCGGTGGCTGCTGggctggtggtggttgtggtgccTGTGGCAGTCAGCatccagcatccattgttggagcccacACCTTAGGGCCCTTGGAGGAATTGAACAGctcatctgaacctcagccctgagtggtggcctgGCCTTGTGAATCCTTCTCCTTAAGCCCTGGGGGAAttcagcagctgatctgaatctcagccctgactgctgacatgactgaaatggaggcagttgtggagagggaattctactattCTCAGAATTCTAGcggaaaagtttctggttgctcccagactagtgtgcaggtttgattgtgccaccttggaggaactgagatcttacaggtcccgaGTACATGTCCCCTACTcatgacaaaggacccaaaagtcaagtaacaggttaGGAAAAGgtccaaaaaaggtaaaaaagaaaataagactatagaaagttacttctTAGTGAACAGgaattttttcccatcctttcagatgaggaagaacaatgcttaccatgagggaaagacagaaaattcgaggcttctgcatcccaaataCCCAAAGTAAATATGCAGTGATATAAGGCCATGGAatatctcaaaaaggattttgaaaatcaagtaagagaggtggaggaaaaatagggaagggaaatgagagagatgcaagaaaatcatgaaaagtgagtcaacaacttgctaaaagagccccaaaaaatgctgaagaaaataacacctttaaaaataaactctattggcaaaagacattcaaaaagtcaatgagcagaaaaatgctttaaaaagcagaattagtcaaatggaagaggaggttcaaatcctcactgaagaaaacagttctttaaatattataatgaaggagatggaagctaatggttttatgagaaaccaagtaattacaaaacaaaacaaaaataatgagaaaatggacCATAACATacaatatctcattggaacaaATAATAGATCCTAGagagacagttttaaaattatgggactacctgaaagccattatcaacaaaagagcctagacatcatctttcaagaaattatcaaacaaaacttCCCttacattctagaaccagagggcaaaataaatattgaaagaatccaccaatcacttcctgaaagccatccaaaaagaaaaactcctaggaatattgtatagAAGTTaaagagctcccaggtcaaggagaaaatatggcaagcagctagaaagagacaatttgaatattgtgacAATAAAACGAGAATAACACAATATCTATCATTTTCTATATTttgggatagaagggcttggaacatgatattccagaagtcaaatgaactaggattaaagccaagaatcatctactcagcaaaagtgagtataatacttcagggaaaaaattgccattcaatgaaatagaggacttttaagtgCTCTTGAAGAAAAACCAGacctgaaatgaaaatttgactttcaaacacaagaataaaaagaaacatggaaaggtaaacaggaaagagaaatcccaaaggacttactaaatttgaactgttaacattcctacatggaaagataatatttgtaagtcttgaaacttttctcagtatctgggtagttggtgggattatacacatacacacacacatgcgcgcacactggagcatgcacacacacatcatatatacatacatacatatatatatatatatatatatatatagagagagagagagagagagagagagagagacagagagacagagacagagagagagacagagagacagagacagagacagagacagagacagagaaagacaggaagagagacagagacaaagagtacagggtgaattgaattggaagggatcataattgcaaaataaaattaaggggtgagagagcaatatattgggaggagaaagggagaaatagagtggggcaaattatctctcatagaagagacaagaaaagacttttccaatggaggggaaaaggaggaggtgagaggggaaaagtgacgcttactctcatcacatttggctcaaggaaggaataacatgcacactcaatttagtatgaaaacctatcctacactacaggaaagtaggggagagggggataagtagggtggagGGATGATGGAcgggaggacaaatgagaggagggagcaattagaagtaaacactcttggggaggagcaaggtcaaaagatagaatagaagaaatggggggcaggatagaatggagggagatatagttagtcttacacaacattactattatggaagtcatttgcaaaactacacatatatagcctatactgaatagCTTggcttcttagtggggatggatggggaaggaagaaggaagagaatttggaactcaaagttttaggagaaaatgttaagaattgtttttgaatacatctaggaaataagaaatacaggtaatagagtttagaaatttatgttgccctacaggacaaaagagaagttggggataaaGGAgtagtgttagaagggagagcagattggtggaaggggtaatcagaaggggtaatttggagtgagaggagggaagaggtagGGAGgaaatttgtggaaatgaatgttgcaaacttgaaataaataaatgattatatatatatgcatatatatacatattgcatttaataatgttttctatctcttgtcgAAAAGTTGTCCCtttttcataaatctgacaaatacactatttctttctccccctaatttgtttagagtatcaATCTTTAAACCTAGATCATTTATCCTTTTGCACTTCATTGTTCTGTATGTTGTCAGGCATTGGTCAGTTTgtgcatatttccctccatactcttatccagttttcccagtaatttttgtctaACAGTGAGTTTCTGTCCCATAATCTAGGGTCCTTgactttatcaaacagtagattgctaatTTAATTGATTACTGGATCtagagtacctaacctattccgcTGCTCTACCCATCTACTTTTTAGCTACTACCAAgtaattttgataattgctgctttatagtacaatttgagatctcatagagttaggccaccttccctaacatttcttttcattagttcccttgatattctagaccttttgctcatccagatgaattttgatattatttttttaactctgGAAAATGATCATCTGATACATTGATTGGtttgacattgaataaataaattaatttaggcagacataatttttattatattgactcggcctacccacgagcaactcatgtttttccacttacttagatctgaatttatttgtgcagagtcttttttaattgtgttcatatagtccctgggtttgttttggcagtcaCAATCCCAgttattttacagtgtctaccttAGTTTGAAATGGGATttacctttctatctcttgctgttggactttgttagtaatatatagaaaaatagatgATTTATGTAGGCTTATTTTATAGCCTcccactttgccaaagttgtttattatttcaagtaattttataCTTGATTCTGCTGAGGCCAGCACAGTCCAGCAGGTCTGGGGTGGTTACAGGCTCACAGAGTAAGAATGAAAACGCAGGtgggacacagcagtctgaaaaagctgagtttattctggacatactgagccaataaattagggggttggggtgcttaaatagtaaaaaaaaaaaaaaccataggggtagcaattgaggcatgaaacagaacagattgtgataagtagaaagggaggcctcaaggcCTTTTTATTGGAATGTTGTCCTGTATAGCAGgggccctgattcctggaacttcaacacccaAATTCAAGGACGTGCACCTGAGAATaacatatcacttaacttctcaagccAGCTACGCttctcccttggaggaggggacCTCTTAATAAGaggctctttcaaacccctcagGGTTCTCTACAGATTTTCTGGGATTCCctatgtatatcatcatatcatatctAAAGAGTGATaatggtttcttctttgcctattctaattccttcaaattctttttcttctcttattgctaaagctaacatatCTAGTTCCATATTGAATAGCTAAATAATGGACgtacttgtttcacccctgttcttattggaaatgcatttagcttatcctcattgcatataatgcttgctaaaggtgttaagtagatactacttattattttatggaaagttcctttcattcctgtgttctccagtgttttcaatcggaatgtgtgttgtatgttgtcaaaagtttttttgcatctattgacataatcatatgatttctattagttttgctGTTGGTATGATCAAAAATGCTAcctttccctaatattgaaccagtcctgtatTGTTGGCACACTCTATGGTCCCTGAAACCAGGCTTACTGTTTTCTACTTGTTGGACAATGACACTCTactgtcctcatctgtccctttCCAAAGAATGGACATATCATGAAGCATTATGCATCCTCTTCTGGTTCACATCATAGTGACTTATTTCCTCCAAAGCTTTTTATCAAATACCACATTAAGGATTTATTAATCCTACCGTCGGCTTCTCTGCCAAATTTTAATTAATTggaatacatataatttttggCAAATGCTTATAAAACTATATGTTTTGTGATCCTTGCAGGCAGGAAATATGTTCGTTTTATCTATTTTTTGTTACCACTGCCTGACAACATATCCAGCAGATAGTTGGCACATGATAAATACTTTAAACTGTTCAATTTCCTTTGAATATCTTCACATATGTGGAGACAAATCATACAAACTACACAGCAGAAATGACATACGTATTTGAAGAGATCAAATCGGCATGCTTCAGATCCCTTCAATTCCTTGATGTTGTGCCTTCTCCTAGTCAAGGATCTTTTCTACATGACATTTGTTATCAATACATAAAAGTGAATTAGGCTTgaacttttcaaatatatagatcaaatgagaaaatttcattttgattatttatttAGCAGTAGAAACGACAGGTCTAGTCCACAATTTCCTCATGGCATTTTTTACCTCTGTGTTTCTAAAAGTGTAGATAAACGGATTTAACATAGGGATTAGAATAGTGTAAAATATTTCCACTGTTTTGTCAAAGGAGAAAGTAGATGGAGGACGTGCATATTCAAATATGCATGGAACAAAAAACAATACGACAACAGTGATGTGGGAACCACAAGTGGAAATGGCTTTGTGCCGAGCCTCAGTACTGTATTTTCTCAATGAGTGTAGGATGACCCCATAAGACATAAGCAGCAGAACAAAACTAATTGTACAGATGAGACCACTGTTGGTAATAACCATGAGACCAAGGCTATAAGTGTCAGTACAGGCCAATTTCAACAAAGGGTATAAGTCACAAATAAAGTGATCAATAACATTGGGACCACAGAAAGGCAACTGGACAATGAATAGAACCTGAATCAAGGAATGTAAAAAACCTCCTGTCCAGGCCATACAAACCAGTAGAACACACAGTTTCTTGTTCATAATAGTGACATAATGCAATGGTTTACAAATAGCAACATATCTGTCAAAGGCCATGAAGGTGAGGACAATCATCTCAGAACCACCAAAAAAATGTGCTGCAAACAGCTGAATCATGCAGCCTCCAAAGGAAATGGTGTTTTTCACACAGATAGAGTCCACTATTACCTTGGGGGCAACAACAGAGGAAAAACATgcatcaaagaaagacaaaaaggcaaGGAAGAAGTACATAGGAGAGCCTATGAGAGAGGGGGTGGTGGTGATTGTCAAAATAATAACTAAGTTTCCCACAAGAGTTGCAAGATACAAAagtaaaaatgcaacaaaaactATTTTCTCAACATCTGGAGTCTGTGAGAGTCCCAAGAGAATGAATTCAGTAACATAACTTTGATTTTCCATTATTTCAAGCTTATGGACAAATGATTACGTGATCACGGGGCACCTGCAAAggcaataaggaaaaaaatgtctttaatgTGGATTACGTGACCTATGTGATGAAACTTTTCATGCTATACAACGTTTGCCCATTTTGTGTGAAACACGGAAACATCTATGCGGAACAAGTGGGAGTGAATAAGCCTGCCTCCATTAAAATAGGGGTAAAGGTCTTAAATttcacacataaacacacaggtatgtacacatacacacacccgcACATTATACCTTGAACAGTTTTAGGTTAGTTTTGGGGCAAGAAGTGACCAGGATCTGCATTAATCACTACAAGAGAAAAATTGACCTTATAAATGATATTGAAAATGCTAAGAGAAAAAGGCCAACTCTTCTCCCACCTATCCACCCCCTAAACCATGACCATCTTGCCAGAAATTTTTATCATGTATCTCTGTGATTGAATAAGTATATAATTTTAAAGTATACAATACACACAGATGTGTATGaacatatgtttgtatacatatatatgcaaatacattcACATATCATATTAAACCAAATCAAATTATGACATCCAAAATCATCCCAAGGGCTTTTAAGGAAGAAACTTGTTGGATGCTTATTAAAAAACTGAATAGATCTCTTCAAgtgatgtttcttttaaaatgatgataaatGTATATTACAATAAACAAATTGTTACCGCATTTATGTGTTAGTGCCTTAATCTCATCAAGGGGATGAAAGAGTATTCATGAAaattatgtaaagaaaaatagacTGAGCAAACCAGCAATTCCATGAAAACTTCATGCTGGATATGAGACTGTCTAGAAATAGTAGGGAAATAATTTCGAGAACTATgttggagaatggaagaaaacaaaggaagggagaaaaacgTACACCATTATCGCCTTCCTAGCACActagatgaaaaaggaaatatatcaGTCAACTAcataaaaatcatatatatagatatagatatataggtacaCACAGATtgagacaaatatatatatatatatatgtatatatatatgtatatctgtctaTCCCTGTATTTTTCTATCTTTGAAGACTTTTCAACTAAGGTCCTCAGAGTTCCACTTCGATGCTATCTACAATATCACATGTATTAAAGATGAGAACACAGCACAAAGACATGACACAGAATGAGAAAATTTCCGTGATTGAAGGACAGGTCGGGGCCACACCCTTTAACTCCTATTGAAATCTGTTATCACCTTTCATCTGCCACTGTAATACTCTTCtactttttctctcactctcaggTCTCTGTACAATTTAATCCATCCTCATCTCCTGACTGTGGGTATTATTGATTGCTGTCTCCCATTACTAGCATACTTTCCCTTCTCACTTTTTATCTCCTGACTTCTGTGGTTTATTTCAAGTATCAGCTAAAGCTCTGATCACCTACATACCACAGTGGAAAGACTggtggccctggaatcaggagaactcaCATTCTGGAGTTGAAATCTGGGCTCAAACACTTCCTAATTCTATTACCTTGCACAAATCAtgtaactctgtttgcctcagtttctcatgtgcaaaatgagctggaaaacaaAATGACTAAAGACTccaggacctttgccaagaaaacctcaaatggggccattAAGAAGTCTGAGGGAACTGAAAAGACGTAATGACAAAACTTTTAAATTCTATAGAAAGGCACCCTGAATCCCATATAGTTTTACATCCTTCCCTTTCTTGATTGTTCCTAATTTATCCTGGATATAGGTTAATTATACATTGGATTATGAGTCCTTGAAATCAGGAATTACATTTTACCTTTCCTTGCATCCTCAATGCTTAGAaaagtacctggaacatagtatgtGCCTAATTAATACTTCTTGACAATCTCGCAAAAGCAAGTGTgagtttcctaaagcacagaacAAACTCTTTCACCTCATTTCCACATAAAGTCCAATAGTTTACTATTACTTTCAGGATTAAATACCAAATTCATGGTTTTGATATTTATATCTCTTCCCAAGATGAttcctttctaccttttctgtcttcattcacttttctccaatTTTGTCATTCTACAAAATGACTGATTTTGACTTCTTAGAAGTTTTAGAACACAACAGTTCTCCAAAACTTGAAGTTTCTTCACTAATTATTTGCTATG
This genomic interval carries:
- the LOC140511510 gene encoding olfactory receptor 4C15-like isoform X1; protein product: MENQSYVTEFILLGLSQTPDVEKIVFVAFLLLYLATLVGNLVIILTITTTPSLIGSPMYFFLAFLSFFDACFSSVVAPKVIVDSICVKNTISFGGCMIQLFAAHFFGGSEMIVLTFMAFDRYVAICKPLHYVTIMNKKLCVLLVCMAWTGGFLHSLIQVLFIVQLPFCGPNVIDHFICDLYPLLKLACTDTYSLGLMVITNSGLICTISFVLLLMSYGVILHSLRKYSTEARHKAISTCGSHITVVVLFFVPCIFEYARPPSTFSFDKTVEIFYTILIPMLNPFIYTFRNTEVKNAMRKLCRK
- the LOC140511510 gene encoding olfactory receptor 4C15-like isoform X2: MENQSYVTEFILLGLSQTPDVEKIVFVAFLLLYLATLVGNLVIILTITTTPSLIGSPMYFFLAFLSFFDACFSSVVAPKVIVDSICVKNTISFGGCMIQLFAAHFFGGSEMIVLTFMAFDRYVAICKPLHYVTIMNKKLCVLLVCMAWTGGFLHSLIQVLFIVQLPFCGPNVIDHFICDLYPLLKLACTDTYSLGLMVITNSGLICTISFVLLLMSYGVILHSLRKYSTEARHKAISTCGSHITVVVLFFVPCIFEYARPPSTFSFDKTVEIFYTILIPMLNPFIYTFRNTEVKNAMRKLWTRPVVSTAK